A genome region from Chengkuizengella sp. SCS-71B includes the following:
- a CDS encoding amino acid adenylation domain-containing protein — MKKNVLEYLENTASINPNKPAIMDKDRSISFDALHKKAKGLGTVIHHKNNQLKQPIAAFLPKGLEGILSFLGILYSGNFYVPLDIKSPKKRIQAIIENLEPMFIITSQQYIEVLKSIDIEEKNIIVLDKIYDSLQTYDDECLQNIQSKMIGTDPIYTMYTSGSTGIPKGVVIPHIAVIDYIDWMIDQFEINSNTIIGNQAPFYFDISQVDLYLSLATAATLVIIPEQLFSFPIKLIEYVNQTKINFIFWVPSVFINVANSQILEEFDDCSLRKILFIGEVMPTRHFNYWKRCLPNALYANLYGPTEATLACTYFIIDREFKDHEPLPIGSPCLNTDIMILNDSGNEVRDHEVGELCVRGSSLALGYWNDEEKTKAVFIQNPLHNNYPELIYRTGDLVYYNENKELMYIGRNDSQIKHMGYRIELGEIENTILSLKEFDTVCIIYNKIKREITMFYTTNMNMSDREVRRKLADIIPKYMIPSVFYHLNKLPLNQNLKIDRVKLANKYLEK; from the coding sequence TTGAAAAAGAATGTATTAGAATATCTTGAGAATACCGCATCTATAAACCCTAATAAACCGGCTATTATGGACAAGGATCGTTCCATTTCATTTGATGCATTGCATAAAAAAGCAAAGGGGTTAGGTACGGTTATTCATCATAAAAACAATCAATTAAAGCAGCCCATTGCCGCTTTTTTACCTAAAGGTTTGGAAGGTATACTCTCTTTCTTGGGAATATTATACAGTGGGAATTTTTATGTACCGTTAGATATAAAATCACCTAAAAAAAGAATTCAAGCCATTATAGAAAATTTGGAACCCATGTTTATCATTACATCTCAACAATATATAGAGGTTTTGAAGTCAATAGATATTGAAGAAAAGAATATAATTGTATTAGATAAAATTTACGATAGTTTACAAACTTATGATGATGAATGTCTACAAAATATACAATCAAAAATGATAGGCACAGACCCTATTTACACAATGTATACATCAGGTTCTACCGGCATACCTAAAGGAGTGGTCATTCCACATATAGCAGTTATTGATTATATTGACTGGATGATTGATCAATTTGAAATTAATTCTAACACGATCATTGGTAACCAAGCTCCGTTCTATTTTGATATATCACAGGTTGACCTGTATCTTAGTTTAGCTACTGCTGCTACCTTAGTGATTATACCAGAACAACTTTTTTCATTTCCTATTAAGCTGATAGAGTACGTAAATCAAACAAAGATTAATTTTATTTTTTGGGTTCCATCTGTGTTTATAAATGTTGCAAACTCACAAATATTGGAAGAGTTTGATGATTGTAGTTTGAGGAAGATCTTATTTATTGGAGAAGTTATGCCTACTAGACACTTTAACTATTGGAAGAGATGTCTACCTAATGCACTGTATGCTAATTTATATGGTCCTACTGAAGCAACATTAGCTTGTACGTATTTTATTATAGATAGGGAATTTAAAGATCATGAACCTTTGCCGATCGGTTCTCCTTGTCTTAATACGGACATTATGATTCTAAACGATTCAGGAAATGAAGTAAGGGATCATGAAGTAGGAGAGTTATGTGTAAGAGGTAGTTCTTTAGCATTAGGTTATTGGAATGATGAAGAAAAGACAAAAGCAGTTTTTATACAAAATCCACTTCACAACAATTATCCTGAGCTTATTTATAGAACGGGTGATTTGGTGTATTACAACGAAAATAAAGAGCTGATGTATATTGGACGAAATGACTCTCAAATCAAACACATGGGTTATAGGATAGAATTGGGTGAAATTGAAAATACAATTTTAAGCCTAAAAGAATTTGATACCGTATGCATTATTTATAATAAGATCAAACGTGAAATTACAATGTTTTACACAACAAATATGAACATGTCAGATAGAGAAGTCAGAAGAAAATTAGCAGATATCATTCCCAAATATATGATCCCCTCAGTGTTTTATCATCTTAATAAACTTCCATTAAATCAGAATTTGAAAATTGACAGGGTAAAATTAGCCAATAAATATTTGGAGAAATAA
- a CDS encoding acyl carrier protein, translating to MNSVLQILQDVRPDINFGKSNHFINDGILDSFDIISLVSIIDKEFEISISGLEIIPENFTDLGTIKDLIERSGGKV from the coding sequence ATGAATTCTGTATTGCAAATTCTTCAAGACGTAAGACCAGATATTAATTTTGGAAAATCAAATCATTTTATTAATGATGGCATCCTAGACTCGTTTGATATTATTTCTTTAGTATCGATCATTGATAAAGAGTTTGAAATATCAATTAGTGGCTTAGAAATCATTCCAGAAAATTTTACAGACTTAGGAACAATCAAAGACCTTATAGAAAGAAGCGGTGGTAAGGTATGA
- a CDS encoding ketoacyl-ACP synthase III — protein sequence MNFKYKNKKITGILAVVPENEVKFEDEASNYNFPIQKSLRLKRIMGYDRHRIVDEDTCVSDLCIFGLNYLIDHSYLSKEDIDALLLITQTPDYFMPPTSNIIQGELGLKKDIVCMDINQACAGYNIGLMQAFMLLEQESIHKVVVLNADVMSRKTSKHDRNSYPLIGDAASITIVEESDKDSKIFANLKNDGSKGDALMIPAGGMKSPSTVETGELEDTGDGNLRSKDHLVMDGTGIFNFVLSEVPPMINQLFNFSQENQSEIDYYIFHQPNKFILEKLADAMDIPYDKMPNNLVGNFGNSNGATIPATICFNLGEQLLEQSYKLCLAGFGAGLTWNSMSIEIGNLQFCEWIEYK from the coding sequence ATGAATTTTAAGTATAAAAATAAAAAAATAACTGGAATATTAGCGGTTGTACCTGAAAATGAAGTTAAGTTTGAAGATGAAGCTTCGAATTATAATTTTCCTATACAAAAGTCTCTAAGATTAAAAAGAATTATGGGTTATGATCGTCACAGAATAGTAGATGAGGATACATGTGTTTCGGACCTTTGTATTTTTGGTTTAAATTATTTAATTGATCATAGCTATTTATCAAAAGAGGATATTGATGCTCTATTGCTTATTACACAAACACCTGATTATTTCATGCCTCCTACTAGTAATATTATTCAGGGAGAATTAGGACTAAAGAAAGACATTGTGTGTATGGATATCAATCAAGCATGTGCAGGGTACAATATTGGATTGATGCAAGCTTTTATGTTGTTAGAGCAAGAATCAATTCATAAAGTGGTTGTATTAAATGCAGATGTAATGAGTCGTAAAACCTCCAAACACGATCGAAATAGTTATCCTCTTATAGGTGACGCAGCTTCTATTACCATTGTTGAAGAATCAGATAAGGATTCAAAAATATTTGCTAATTTAAAGAATGATGGGAGTAAGGGGGATGCATTGATGATTCCAGCAGGAGGAATGAAATCACCTTCAACAGTAGAAACGGGTGAACTTGAAGATACAGGGGATGGGAATTTGAGAAGTAAGGATCACTTAGTTATGGATGGTACAGGTATATTTAATTTTGTTCTTAGTGAAGTGCCTCCTATGATAAACCAGTTGTTTAACTTCTCTCAGGAAAACCAGTCTGAGATCGATTATTATATATTTCATCAGCCTAACAAGTTCATCTTAGAAAAATTAGCCGATGCAATGGATATACCATACGATAAAATGCCTAACAATTTAGTAGGGAATTTTGGGAATTCAAATGGCGCAACCATTCCAGCAACAATTTGTTTTAACCTTGGTGAACAGCTGTTAGAACAATCATATAAGCTATGTCTTGCTGGGTTTGGAGCAGGGCTAACATGGAATTCTATGTCCATAGAAATTGGGAATTTACAATTTTGTGAATGGATTGAATATAAATAA
- the acpS gene encoding holo-ACP synthase: MYIGVDMIEVKRVSKLVEHDTYILNVFTQNELNIVHNYGEIKRIESLAGKFAAKEATVKALGTGFDNKIMPKDIEVLNNENGKPILRLHNAALEMALKLGIRDLNISISHNKTTAISFVTLT; encoded by the coding sequence ATGTATATTGGTGTGGATATGATTGAGGTTAAGAGAGTTTCAAAATTGGTTGAACACGATACTTATATTTTGAATGTTTTTACTCAAAATGAGTTAAATATAGTACATAATTACGGAGAAATAAAAAGAATAGAAAGTTTAGCTGGAAAATTTGCTGCAAAGGAAGCTACTGTAAAAGCACTGGGTACAGGGTTCGATAATAAGATTATGCCAAAAGATATTGAAGTATTGAACAATGAAAATGGTAAACCCATTCTAAGATTGCATAACGCTGCATTAGAAATGGCCTTAAAATTAGGCATTAGAGACCTCAATATCTCAATATCTCATAATAAAACTACAGCGATAAGCTTTGTAACCCTAACATAA
- a CDS encoding nucleoside-diphosphate sugar epimerase/dehydratase — MLYRKRLIHLIMLDSLCVLTAIYFSYFIVGTENFFTSCLLVSSLTLLIGHHLLAGYYKLYKKFWEYASIGELIIICKTVTLTIVITALVQLIFYQSIYVRALVVTWMIHLLLVGGVRFVWRLYQDTYFKSKVQGKNTLIIGAGSAGTMVVRQLKNNKNSKLYPVAFIDDDSQKQQMEIMGVPVIGGVSKIKQTVAKYNITNIVIAIPSLNKKELNKIVQECMKSNIKPQSLPMIEDLILGKVSVNDFRNVRIEDLLGRDPVQLDDRNLLNSIQNQTVLVTGAGGSIGSEICRQISNYKPTKVVLFGHGENSIYTIEQELIQTYTGIQFITEVADIQDKEKVLAVMLKHKPSIVYHAAAHKHVPLMERNPEEAVKNNVLGTKYVAEAASHAKVNTFVVVSTDKAVNPTSVMGATKRIAEMVVQHLDTISNTRFVAVRFGNVLGSRGSVIPLFKKQIQAGGPVTVTHPDMVRYFMTIPEASRLVIQAGALARGGEVFVLDMGEPVKIIDLAKNLIKLSGNSVEEIGIEYTGIRPGEKLFEELLNESEVHSKEIFPKIHIGKSTAIDGRLLYSFINDFVNMSSTELKTKLLEMTNNQTEQDVLVINE, encoded by the coding sequence GTGCTGTACCGAAAAAGGTTAATACACTTAATTATGTTAGATTCATTATGTGTATTAACTGCCATATATTTTAGTTATTTTATTGTAGGCACGGAGAATTTTTTTACATCATGCCTGCTTGTCAGTTCCCTAACCTTACTTATTGGGCATCATCTTTTAGCAGGATATTATAAGCTTTATAAAAAGTTTTGGGAATATGCTAGTATTGGTGAATTAATCATCATTTGCAAAACTGTCACCTTAACCATTGTGATAACTGCACTTGTGCAATTGATTTTTTACCAAAGTATTTATGTTAGGGCACTTGTTGTTACATGGATGATACATTTGTTGTTAGTAGGTGGTGTAAGGTTTGTTTGGCGATTATATCAAGATACATATTTTAAAAGTAAAGTTCAAGGAAAGAATACTTTAATTATAGGAGCAGGATCTGCTGGTACCATGGTGGTTCGACAGCTTAAGAATAATAAAAACTCAAAACTTTATCCTGTTGCATTTATTGATGATGATAGTCAAAAACAACAGATGGAAATCATGGGAGTGCCTGTTATAGGCGGCGTAAGTAAAATTAAACAAACAGTTGCAAAGTATAACATTACTAATATTGTAATTGCTATCCCTTCGCTTAATAAAAAGGAATTGAACAAAATAGTACAAGAATGTATGAAATCTAATATAAAACCCCAATCCCTTCCAATGATAGAGGACTTAATATTAGGAAAAGTGTCCGTTAATGATTTTAGAAATGTCAGAATAGAAGACCTGCTTGGAAGAGACCCAGTTCAGCTTGATGATAGAAATCTACTAAATTCAATTCAAAACCAAACGGTCTTAGTAACAGGTGCGGGCGGATCTATAGGATCTGAGATTTGTAGACAAATTTCAAATTATAAGCCAACTAAAGTAGTTTTATTTGGTCATGGTGAAAATAGCATATACACCATTGAGCAAGAATTGATTCAAACATATACAGGTATTCAATTCATTACTGAGGTTGCAGACATTCAGGATAAAGAAAAAGTGCTTGCTGTCATGTTAAAACATAAACCAAGCATCGTTTATCATGCGGCTGCACATAAACATGTTCCTTTAATGGAAAGGAACCCTGAAGAAGCGGTCAAAAATAATGTCTTAGGGACAAAATATGTAGCAGAAGCAGCTAGTCATGCAAAAGTAAATACATTTGTGGTCGTTTCAACAGATAAAGCAGTGAACCCGACAAGTGTAATGGGTGCAACGAAGCGTATAGCTGAAATGGTAGTACAACATTTAGACACAATAAGTAATACACGTTTTGTAGCGGTTAGGTTTGGCAATGTGCTTGGTAGTAGAGGAAGTGTTATTCCATTATTTAAAAAACAAATTCAAGCGGGAGGACCAGTTACGGTTACTCACCCAGACATGGTTCGTTATTTTATGACAATTCCAGAAGCCTCGAGGTTAGTTATTCAAGCTGGAGCATTAGCAAGAGGTGGTGAAGTATTTGTATTGGATATGGGTGAACCTGTTAAAATAATAGATTTAGCAAAGAACCTAATTAAACTATCGGGTAATTCTGTGGAGGAGATAGGAATTGAATACACTGGTATACGTCCTGGCGAAAAGTTATTTGAAGAGTTATTAAATGAAAGTGAGGTACATAGCAAGGAAATTTTCCCTAAAATTCATATCGGAAAATCTACAGCTATTGACGGACGATTGTTATATTCGTTTATCAATGATTTCGTAAATATGTCATCAACTGAATTGAAAACTAAATTGCTAGAAATGACAAATAACCAAACAGAACAAGATGTATTGGTTATAAATGAATAG
- a CDS encoding glycosyltransferase family 4 protein: protein MQKILILANYARGLYNFRFELIQRLINDGYKVYISLPESIEDEKVKIISKTGAKLIQTYINRRGINPIEDLKLMYRYKKIIKDVDPDLILTYTIKPNIYGTIAAARFNKPVIMNITGLGHSFYNNKLSIIVKKLYKYACNTTKMIFFQNEHDHSIFVTNNIVEHSKTKLVKGSGVNLNKFTPLEDNNSDEVVRFLFIARIMKEKGIEEYLEAANRLSKKYSNVQFQILGGFEEEKYVNIIKDHQHIQYLGFSNDVREEIKKVDCIVHPTYFEGMSNVLLEGAAMGKPLIASNVPGCKEIIEEGYNGYLCEARSIESLENKLNQFIALNSEEKKVLGENSRKKVKSEFDRNIVIGHYMTTIKNILTETKGRIEHEFV, encoded by the coding sequence GTGCAAAAGATTCTCATATTAGCAAATTATGCTAGAGGGTTATATAATTTTAGATTTGAGTTGATACAAAGACTTATAAATGACGGTTATAAAGTTTATATTTCATTGCCAGAATCAATAGAAGATGAAAAAGTGAAAATCATATCAAAAACAGGAGCAAAACTCATACAGACATACATAAATAGAAGAGGAATAAATCCTATTGAAGACCTAAAATTAATGTATAGATATAAAAAAATAATTAAAGATGTTGATCCAGATTTGATCCTGACCTATACAATTAAACCTAATATATATGGAACAATTGCAGCAGCTAGGTTTAATAAACCAGTCATTATGAATATCACAGGACTTGGTCACTCGTTTTATAATAATAAGTTAAGCATTATAGTTAAGAAACTATATAAATATGCTTGCAATACCACTAAAATGATATTTTTCCAAAATGAACATGACCATTCTATTTTCGTCACCAATAATATTGTTGAACATAGTAAAACAAAACTAGTCAAAGGTTCTGGAGTTAATCTCAATAAATTCACACCTCTAGAAGATAATAACAGTGATGAAGTGGTTCGATTTTTATTTATCGCAAGAATTATGAAAGAAAAAGGAATAGAAGAGTATCTCGAAGCTGCAAATAGACTTTCTAAGAAATATTCCAATGTACAGTTTCAAATACTCGGAGGATTTGAAGAAGAAAAGTACGTCAATATCATTAAGGATCATCAACATATACAATATCTTGGTTTCTCTAATGATGTGCGGGAAGAAATTAAAAAAGTGGACTGCATAGTTCATCCTACCTATTTCGAAGGAATGTCCAATGTTCTATTAGAAGGGGCAGCAATGGGTAAACCCCTTATAGCTTCTAACGTACCTGGATGCAAAGAAATTATTGAAGAAGGATATAACGGTTACTTATGTGAGGCAAGGTCTATAGAGTCATTAGAAAATAAACTTAATCAATTTATAGCGTTAAACAGCGAAGAAAAAAAGGTTTTGGGTGAAAATTCCCGTAAAAAAGTAAAAAGTGAATTTGATAGAAACATTGTAATAGGCCATTATATGACAACAATAAAAAATATTTTAACAGAAACAAAAGGGAGGATAGAACATGAATTTGTATAA
- a CDS encoding glycosyltransferase — MKRIVHIITGLNKGGAETMLYNILKNSSKDQFQHQVISLIKDGYYIEKIKDLNIEVFNYQISSRPIKTIFKIFKHFKKADTVCCWMYHANFIGLICGKMAGVKNIIWGIRHSNLEVSRNKRSTLFLNKVCSFLSRFVNIVTYNGQTAKRVHEDIGYDQSKSMVLNNGCDTSIYSPICNARSTLCAELSIPANKKIMLSAVRYSPLKDIPNFINALSLVKEEFPDVVGVMCGHRIDLHNEELVSIIQSKNLIIDKDIYLLGLRHDMPLIMSASDVYILHSAGEAFPNTLIEAMACESLCVVTDVGDAKLILDDNERVVECSNYIALSSVIKNTLVEKSDVAENRRKKYRNRVVEHFSIKSIVTQYENNF, encoded by the coding sequence ATGAAGAGAATTGTTCATATTATAACAGGTCTTAATAAAGGTGGAGCAGAAACGATGCTCTATAATATTTTGAAAAATAGCAGTAAAGATCAATTTCAACATCAAGTGATTAGTTTAATCAAGGATGGATACTACATTGAAAAAATTAAAGATCTTAATATCGAAGTATTTAATTATCAAATTTCCTCTCGTCCTATAAAAACTATTTTCAAAATATTCAAACATTTCAAAAAAGCAGATACTGTATGCTGCTGGATGTATCATGCTAATTTTATTGGTTTGATTTGTGGGAAAATGGCTGGTGTTAAAAATATCATTTGGGGAATTAGGCATAGCAATCTTGAGGTAAGTCGCAATAAAAGAAGTACTTTGTTTCTGAATAAAGTGTGCTCTTTTCTTAGCAGGTTTGTAAATATAGTGACTTATAATGGGCAGACAGCTAAGAGGGTTCATGAAGATATTGGGTATGATCAATCAAAATCAATGGTTTTAAATAACGGTTGTGATACCTCTATCTATAGCCCGATTTGTAATGCTAGAAGTACTTTATGTGCTGAGTTGTCTATTCCTGCAAATAAGAAGATTATGTTATCAGCGGTTAGGTATTCACCATTAAAGGATATACCGAACTTTATCAATGCCCTTTCCTTGGTAAAAGAAGAATTCCCTGATGTAGTGGGTGTGATGTGCGGCCATCGTATTGATCTTCATAATGAAGAACTGGTATCGATTATCCAATCTAAAAATTTAATCATTGATAAAGATATATACTTACTAGGCTTGCGACATGACATGCCCTTAATTATGTCAGCGAGTGATGTATATATTTTACATTCGGCAGGAGAAGCTTTTCCAAATACGTTAATCGAAGCAATGGCCTGTGAATCCCTTTGTGTAGTAACTGATGTTGGTGATGCGAAGCTTATATTAGATGATAATGAGAGGGTTGTAGAGTGCTCTAATTATATCGCTTTATCTAGCGTTATAAAAAATACATTAGTTGAAAAAAGTGACGTGGCAGAAAATAGAAGAAAGAAGTATAGAAACAGAGTTGTGGAGCATTTTTCAATAAAAAGTATAGTTACACAATATGAGAACAATTTTTAG
- a CDS encoding glycosyltransferase, with translation MNKIKMLWVTNTIGYGGAERQVLIMGHALHELNYSIDVLYYDDKGSEFLPHFENSSINLIYIDKSKCGNIKFIKKVTELIKKNNYDIVHAFGGGTANIYGRLPALIARTPVVIGAMLGKKHFTYTKMKWVNSVINIFTKNWTINNTDLEPILKKDLHFLRKQKIWLIHNGFDDHNKVDYQINKQTYYDSLKKHKFVVTAIGRITPVKNQKMFLEAAKEILKTNDNVEFWLVGKGELVKSFNEWIENEGLDHKVKLLGYRDDIDIALSRSDIFVQTSNTEGSPNTIAEALRAKRPVVSTRSTSMNEFIVEGVNGYVTDVGNKDQLVDRINILLNKGKSELHEMGEKSLEMFNHSFLIDHVLKEFDDMYKHLLKLKSKGVVHEQYIKNN, from the coding sequence ATGAACAAAATTAAAATGTTGTGGGTAACAAACACCATAGGGTATGGAGGGGCTGAAAGACAGGTTTTGATTATGGGACATGCATTACATGAACTAAATTATAGTATTGATGTTTTGTATTATGACGATAAAGGATCTGAATTTCTTCCACATTTTGAAAATAGTAGTATTAATCTAATTTATATTGATAAATCGAAATGTGGAAATATAAAATTTATAAAAAAAGTAACTGAATTAATAAAGAAAAATAACTATGATATTGTCCATGCCTTTGGTGGTGGAACTGCAAATATATATGGAAGGCTTCCAGCCTTAATCGCTAGAACACCTGTTGTGATAGGGGCGATGTTGGGAAAAAAACATTTCACATATACGAAGATGAAATGGGTTAATTCAGTTATAAATATTTTTACTAAAAACTGGACGATTAATAATACAGATTTAGAACCTATTCTTAAAAAAGATCTTCATTTCTTAAGAAAACAAAAAATTTGGCTCATCCATAATGGATTTGATGATCACAACAAAGTTGATTACCAAATCAACAAGCAAACCTACTATGATTCATTGAAAAAACACAAATTTGTTGTCACTGCAATCGGTCGAATTACACCTGTTAAGAATCAAAAAATGTTTTTAGAAGCTGCGAAAGAGATATTGAAGACGAATGACAATGTTGAATTTTGGTTAGTGGGAAAGGGAGAATTGGTTAAGTCTTTTAATGAATGGATCGAAAATGAAGGGCTAGATCATAAAGTAAAACTTTTAGGGTATAGAGACGATATAGATATTGCCCTGTCAAGGTCTGATATATTTGTGCAAACTAGCAATACTGAGGGCTCGCCCAATACAATTGCTGAAGCGCTTAGAGCTAAAAGACCTGTTGTATCTACTCGAAGCACGTCAATGAATGAGTTTATCGTTGAAGGTGTTAATGGTTATGTAACGGATGTTGGAAATAAAGATCAGCTTGTTGATAGGATAAATATACTTTTAAACAAAGGTAAATCAGAGTTACATGAGATGGGGGAGAAATCCTTAGAAATGTTTAATCATAGTTTTCTTATAGACCATGTATTGAAAGAGTTCGATGATATGTATAAACATTTGTTGAAATTAAAAAGTAAAGGTGTTGTTCATGAACAATATATTAAAAATAATTAA
- a CDS encoding polysaccharide deacetylase family protein, with product MNQFDIPIVMYHSINKHPQKNPLGYLSFYPEEFEAHLKMLKKLGYELINMSDLLEMEIDYNKKIAVITFDDGFVDNLLIAREIMEKYNARGTIFVNPEYAFDSKVSDVIKSKYGWGYMNFDEMREAEYSKVFDIQAHAMTHEFIFTSGKIIDIYTEDKFDKYYWLAWMLYPDTPKRWDGDAYKYAKLIPEGFPIFEYNRRLSCQKFIPNDEFIKHALDKYEKVKDKQELISILNDDEDEGKGELETHERYIEEIKVQVMDCKNVLEDELNKNIEVICFPGGGYNDLVLQITNDAGYRCYMRSSQLREDNNINHLKKMKQGKFVGLNRISFTRNYPKVYSKAASAYWVGKISMKSFQNNNVYTSVKKILRKIR from the coding sequence TTGAATCAATTTGACATACCTATCGTTATGTATCATTCCATTAATAAACATCCTCAAAAAAACCCTTTAGGATATCTTAGTTTTTATCCAGAAGAATTCGAAGCTCACTTAAAAATGTTAAAAAAGTTAGGGTATGAACTTATAAACATGTCTGATTTACTTGAAATGGAGATTGATTATAATAAAAAAATTGCTGTAATTACATTTGATGATGGTTTTGTGGACAATTTATTAATTGCGAGAGAAATTATGGAGAAATATAATGCGAGAGGAACGATCTTTGTTAATCCAGAATATGCTTTTGATAGTAAGGTTAGCGATGTTATTAAATCTAAATATGGTTGGGGATATATGAATTTTGATGAAATGAGAGAGGCAGAATATAGCAAAGTATTTGATATACAAGCGCATGCTATGACACATGAGTTTATATTTACTTCAGGAAAAATTATAGATATCTACACAGAGGATAAATTTGATAAGTACTATTGGTTGGCTTGGATGTTATATCCTGATACCCCAAAAAGATGGGATGGAGATGCATATAAGTATGCAAAATTAATACCAGAGGGGTTCCCAATATTCGAATACAATAGAAGGTTATCCTGTCAAAAGTTTATACCTAATGATGAGTTTATAAAACATGCTCTGGATAAATATGAAAAAGTAAAAGATAAACAAGAATTAATATCTATATTAAATGATGATGAAGATGAAGGTAAAGGTGAATTAGAAACTCATGAAAGATATATCGAAGAAATAAAGGTTCAAGTAATGGATTGTAAAAATGTGCTCGAGGATGAATTAAATAAAAATATAGAGGTCATATGTTTTCCAGGAGGAGGATATAATGACCTTGTACTACAAATTACAAATGATGCTGGATATCGCTGTTATATGAGATCGAGTCAATTGCGAGAAGACAATAATATTAATCATTTAAAGAAAATGAAACAAGGGAAATTTGTCGGATTAAACAGAATTTCCTTTACTCGTAATTATCCAAAAGTATATTCAAAAGCAGCTAGTGCATACTGGGTTGGAAAAATCTCAATGAAAAGTTTTCAAAATAATAATGTTTATACAAGCGTAAAAAAAATACTTAGGAAGATAAGATAA
- a CDS encoding O-antigen ligase family protein — protein MPERNVSFNLNNPFFLYIMAFFIVSNLNRVFTSINSTFQISSFAMFMNILLILIFYKTNLNKQKLYIGMLLMAVHTMIFINFGLVNSKLDSSSQYIVMKYIQNFVICVVVVFVINRKIHLQQLLLVIGYAGVLLAVLGILEFLEIFKVMEMVGVYKENNGRPGSMWIDPNQYAAAIVFSYLCISKYGNNKVNILLKIIMILGIVASSSRSAFFVLLIIIFIESIVLQKWELRVIKKIIVGCSITMIFLALLFTFIRSNLWIQDLLYNSRLDRLMFWNTNEHQDDVSNGRMDALVISVETASRNLIFGLGIGNSTKVTGQGAHNMFIYTFAETGIISLFTYILFLLSLLITAIKNFIVNGNKFSISLFMYLFLYSFFSHTLMINGISGIAVGIILLYKKFMYVNN, from the coding sequence ATGCCAGAAAGAAATGTATCTTTCAATTTAAATAATCCGTTTTTTCTATATATCATGGCATTTTTTATCGTTTCAAACTTGAATAGAGTTTTTACATCTATAAACTCAACATTTCAAATTTCTTCATTTGCTATGTTCATGAATATTCTTCTAATCTTGATATTTTATAAAACAAATTTGAACAAACAAAAACTATACATTGGCATGTTATTAATGGCAGTTCATACTATGATATTTATAAATTTTGGATTGGTAAATAGTAAATTAGACAGTTCATCCCAGTACATAGTAATGAAATATATTCAGAATTTTGTAATTTGTGTAGTTGTTGTCTTTGTTATAAATAGAAAGATCCATCTCCAACAATTATTATTAGTTATTGGCTATGCAGGTGTTTTATTAGCTGTATTAGGTATACTTGAATTTTTGGAAATATTTAAAGTAATGGAAATGGTAGGGGTATATAAGGAAAATAACGGAAGACCTGGTTCAATGTGGATTGATCCTAATCAATATGCAGCGGCAATCGTTTTTTCATATTTATGTATTTCTAAATATGGAAACAATAAGGTAAATATCTTATTAAAAATCATTATGATATTGGGCATTGTAGCTTCAAGTTCTAGATCAGCTTTTTTCGTATTATTAATCATCATTTTTATTGAGTCTATTGTTCTACAAAAATGGGAATTGCGTGTTATAAAAAAAATCATAGTGGGATGTTCTATTACCATGATCTTTCTGGCACTACTATTTACATTTATCAGATCTAATTTGTGGATACAAGATCTTCTATATAATAGCAGATTAGATAGATTAATGTTTTGGAATACCAATGAACACCAAGATGATGTTAGTAATGGGAGAATGGATGCATTAGTGATTAGCGTTGAAACTGCATCAAGAAACCTCATATTTGGTCTAGGAATAGGTAATTCAACTAAAGTCACAGGACAAGGTGCACATAATATGTTTATTTATACTTTTGCTGAAACCGGAATTATTTCTCTTTTTACATATATCTTGTTTTTATTAAGTTTACTCATTACTGCAATAAAAAATTTTATTGTGAATGGAAACAAGTTTTCTATCTCTTTATTTATGTATTTGTTTTTATACTCCTTTTTTTCCCACACTTTGATGATAAATGGTATTTCGGGCATAGCAGTAGGAATAATACTGCTGTACAAAAAATTTATGTATGTGAATAACTAA